From the genome of Francisella tularensis subsp. tularensis:
GAGGTTGTTGTATCTGTGCGATGGCGCTCTATCACATTGCCATCAAAATCGCCAATCGTTGTAAAAAATTTTGTTCCACCAGCCTCTATACCAGCTAAATACATAAATCACTCTTTTTTCAATAAAACTAGATATAAAGATTTTAGCATTATTCACTAATAATATTTAGATTATTACTCTTTGAAAGAAATAAAAATAACAAATTTATCCGATTTACTTAATAACTGAAATTCCGCCCATATACTTGATAAGAGCATCGGGAACCATAATAGAACCATCTTCTTGTTGATAATTTTCAATAATAGCTAATAATGTTCTACCTACAGCCAAACCAGAACCATTTAGAGTATGGACTAATTCTGGTTTCTTCATACTTGGATTTTTGTGTCGAGCTTTCATACGACGAGCTTGGAAATCTCCACACCAGCTACATGAAGATATTTCTCTATAAGTATTTTGTGATGGGAGCCATACTTCTAAATCATAAGTTTTTTTAGCGCTAAAGCCCATATCACCAGTACATAGTTTCATCACTCTATATGGTAAGTTAAGTTTTTGTAAGACTTTTTCAGCATGTGATGTGAGTAATTCTAGAGATTCTTCACCTTTATCTGCAGTAGTGATATGTACTAACTCGACTTTCTCAAACTGGTGTTGACGAATCATACCTTTAGTATCACGGCCATATGAACCAGCTTCACTTCTAAAGCAAGGAGTGTGAGCTGTATAGTATCTAGGTAAAGTTTCTGTATCTAAAATTTCATCCCTTACTAGATTAGTGATTGGCACCTCTGCTGTAGGTATTAGACTATATTCAAAATCTCCCTCAAGCTTAAAAAGATCAGCAGCAAATTTTGGTAATTGTCCAGTACCATATAAACTATCATTATTGACTAGATATGGCACATATAATTCTTCATAACCATGTTTTTCTGTATGCAGATCAAGCATAAACTGTGATAGAGCGCGGTGTAGTTTAGCAATCTTATTTTTCAGGACCATAAAACGGCTGCCAGTAACTTTAGCAGCGGCTTTAAAATCAATCATTTTGAGGATTTCACCAATATCAGAATGATCTTTTGCAGGTGCTTCAGGATGAAACTCACGTGGAGTTCCCCATCTTCTTATTTCTACATTATCATTCTCATCTTTACCAACAGGGACGTCATCAGCAGGAAGGTTTGGCATTGATAATAGTGTTTGATTTATAGTATCTTGTAGGTCTTTGAGCTCTTTTTCAATAATTTTTAGTTCTTCATTAATTTGATTAACTTTAGCAAAGATATCACTAGTATCTTCACCTTTAGCTTTTTTTTGGCCTATTTCTTTTGAAATAGTATTACGTTGTGATTGTAGATCCTGAGTTCTTTCTTGAAGATGTTTTCTTTTTTGCTCTTGGGCTTCAAATTCGGCTATATCAAATTGATAACCTCTAGTTGCAAGCTTTTCAGCAACTTGTTGTAAATTATCCTTAATATATTTAGCATCAAGCATTTTATCTAAAATCCTTATTTTTCAAAGTTAAAAATAGTTTTACCAGTCATTTCTTTAGGTTGAGCTATACCCATGACATTAAGTAGAGTTGGTGCAATATCTGAGAGTTTACCATGCTCTAAAGCAACTTGAGCTTTTTTATGTCCTACATATATAAATGGCACAAGATTTGTAGTATGAGCTGTATGAGGTTTTTGTGTTTCTGGATTAACCATCATATCAGCATTACCATGATCTGCCGTGATAAACATGTTACCATCATGCTCAAGTATGGCATCTTTTAATCTGGCAATACACTTATCAAGATACTCAATTGCTTGCATAGCTGCTTCGTAATTACCTGTATGACCAACCATATCAGAATTAGCATAGTTACATACTATACAATCATATTTACCACTATTAATAGCTGCGACTAACTTATCTGTAACCTCTGGAGCTGACATTTCTGGTTGTAAATCATAAGTAGCTACCTTTGGTGAAGGAATAAGTATTCTATCTTCGCCTTCGAATTGTTCTTCTCTACCACCATTAAAAAAGAATGTTACATGTGGATATTTTTCAGTTTCAGCGATTCTTAGTTGAGTTTTATGATTTTTCATTAATACTTCGCCAAGAGTATTTATAGGCTGCTTAGGTGGAAATGCTACTGCACATTTAAGTTTTGAATCGTATTCTGTAAGCGTAGTGAAGTTTATATTCAAATGTTTTTTTCTTGGGAAATGATCAAAGCTTTCATCAGTAAAAGCATGTGAAATTTCTCTAGCTCTATCTGCTCTAAAGTTCATAAAGATAACACTATCATTATCTTGGACTTTTACAAGATGTCCATCTTTTTTGATACAAGTAGGTATAACAAACTCATCAGACTGATCACGCGCATACGATTGCTCTAGTGCTTCTAGTGCTGAGTCATAGATAAAATCAGCATTAGCGTTAACAATAGCATTATAAGCTTTCTCTACTCTATCCCAGCGATTATCTCTGTCCATTGCATAATACCTACCACAAACACTAGCGATATAGCCTAAGTTTAGATCTTGTAGTAGTTTATCTGCTTTTTTAATTGATTTTTCTGCGGAGCGTGGAGGAGTATCTCTACCATCTAAAAATGCATGTAAATATAATCTTTTGATACCTTTTTGTTTGGCGATTTTTATCATCTCAAAAATATGCTCTTCATGAGAGTGAACACCACCTGGTGAGAGTAACCCGATTAGGTGTAGATTAGAGTCATTTTTGATTACATTGTCAATAGCTGCACAGATTGCTTTATTATCACCAAAGGTTTTTTCTTCGATAGCTTTATCAATTTTTGTTAATTCTTGATAGACCACTCGACCACAGCCTATATTTACATGACCAACCTCAGAGTTGCCCATTTGGCTTCTAGGTAAGCCTACTTCCAAACTAGAGGCATTGATAAGTGTTTTAGGAAATTCTTGCCAAATACTATCCCAAGTTGGAGTGTTTGCGTTTTTGATAGCGTTAAAATAGTCACTATCACTATAACCCCAGCCATCTAGGATTACTAAAAGAGTAGTTTTTTTCATACATTATCCTCAAAAACTTTTAACTTTTGAAATTATTTTTTGATTCGCAAGCATAATTATAACTTTATATTTATAGTTTGTCTGCTTTGATACACGATTTTGCAGTGTTTTTAGATTTATGTATCTTAGTATTTATTAATCTTATTTATGTAAAGTTGTTTTTCTTATATAATTTATATAGCTTTTGTCTACTTTATATTTATTAGGATATTTTTTTCTATGAAAAAGAATAAGTTACCTGTACTTGATAAAACAAATACTCTAAACGCATTGATTAATACTTTTGCTGAAGAGCTAAGAAGTAAGGGCTTTGAGGGTGATATTCATTCTGACTATGCTTCAAGAATATCTTATATGGATAATAGTGTATATTTTGTCGTTCCTGAGCTTGTTGTATTTCCTTATGGTAAAAATGATGTAAATAGGATTTTTGCTTTGGCAAGTAAGCAAGAATACCGCGAAGTCAAATTCTCGCCTCGTGGTGGGGGGACAGGTACTGCTGGTCACTCATTATGTGCTGGAGTAATTGTTGATACGAGCCGTTACATGAATAATATCCTTGAGATAGATTTTGAAAATGAGTTTGTCAGAGTTGAACCTGGTGTGGTTTTAGATCAACTTAATGATACTCTAGCTGATTCAGAATACTTCTTTGCGCCTAATCTATCGCCGAGTAATCGAGCAACCTTAGGTGGTATGGTCAATACGGATGCTTGTGGTAAAGGTTCGAGAATTTATGGTCGTACCAGTGCCCATATTTTAGAGCTGGAATGTACTTTAGTGAATGGCCAGAAACTTACAACAAAGAAAATTAGTTTTAAAGATATTGATGAAGATAATTTAAGTGATGTTGAGAAAAATATTTATGCTACAGTTGTTGAACAAATAGTTGATAAATATGAACTAATTCAACAAAAGTTTCCTAAATTAAGCCGTTATTTAACAGGGTATAATTTAGCTAAGACATATGACAAAAGCGACAATACAATTAACCTTAGTTATCTAGTTTCAGGTTCCGAAGGAACTCTTGCTTTTGTTACGGAACTAAAGCTTAAGCTAACAAAAAAACCACAATATAAAGCACTATTTGCAATTTCATATAGTAGCTTTAATTTAGCATTACAGGCAGCTAGAGAATTACTATCTTTTGAACCTTCTGCTATTGAAACTATTGATAATAACATTGTTGAAATTGCTAAAGGCGATGAGGTTTATCATAAGATAAAATATATGCTCGAGAAGAATCGTTCAATTAATCTAGCAGCTATAAACTTTGTTGAATTTATTGCAGATACTCAGCATGAACTTGATAATAAAACGTCACGTCTAGAGAAGCAACTATTAGAGAAGCATGTAACTTTTCATCTTACAGAAAGCCAGGAAGACATGGATAACCTTTGGGAATTGCGTAAAAAAGGAGTTGGACTACTAGGTGCAATGAAAGGTGATCGTAAACCAATTCCATTTATTGAAGATACAACTGTTGCTCCAGAGATGCTTGCT
Proteins encoded in this window:
- the gpmI gene encoding 2,3-bisphosphoglycerate-independent phosphoglycerate mutase; this translates as MKKTTLLVILDGWGYSDSDYFNAIKNANTPTWDSIWQEFPKTLINASSLEVGLPRSQMGNSEVGHVNIGCGRVVYQELTKIDKAIEEKTFGDNKAICAAIDNVIKNDSNLHLIGLLSPGGVHSHEEHIFEMIKIAKQKGIKRLYLHAFLDGRDTPPRSAEKSIKKADKLLQDLNLGYIASVCGRYYAMDRDNRWDRVEKAYNAIVNANADFIYDSALEALEQSYARDQSDEFVIPTCIKKDGHLVKVQDNDSVIFMNFRADRAREISHAFTDESFDHFPRKKHLNINFTTLTEYDSKLKCAVAFPPKQPINTLGEVLMKNHKTQLRIAETEKYPHVTFFFNGGREEQFEGEDRILIPSPKVATYDLQPEMSAPEVTDKLVAAINSGKYDCIVCNYANSDMVGHTGNYEAAMQAIEYLDKCIARLKDAILEHDGNMFITADHGNADMMVNPETQKPHTAHTTNLVPFIYVGHKKAQVALEHGKLSDIAPTLLNVMGIAQPKEMTGKTIFNFEK
- the serS gene encoding serine--tRNA ligase, giving the protein MLDAKYIKDNLQQVAEKLATRGYQFDIAEFEAQEQKRKHLQERTQDLQSQRNTISKEIGQKKAKGEDTSDIFAKVNQINEELKIIEKELKDLQDTINQTLLSMPNLPADDVPVGKDENDNVEIRRWGTPREFHPEAPAKDHSDIGEILKMIDFKAAAKVTGSRFMVLKNKIAKLHRALSQFMLDLHTEKHGYEELYVPYLVNNDSLYGTGQLPKFAADLFKLEGDFEYSLIPTAEVPITNLVRDEILDTETLPRYYTAHTPCFRSEAGSYGRDTKGMIRQHQFEKVELVHITTADKGEESLELLTSHAEKVLQKLNLPYRVMKLCTGDMGFSAKKTYDLEVWLPSQNTYREISSCSWCGDFQARRMKARHKNPSMKKPELVHTLNGSGLAVGRTLLAIIENYQQEDGSIMVPDALIKYMGGISVIK